One stretch of Corvus hawaiiensis isolate bCorHaw1 chromosome 1, bCorHaw1.pri.cur, whole genome shotgun sequence DNA includes these proteins:
- the LOC125331730 gene encoding zinc finger protein 70-like: protein MRGVQEILQQAGEPERAPADPHSRADLPLRGVQAALHHVGPPGHPPEHPHGTETLLLWELQVLLLPGDLPGCPPEASRRGRPLRREPELQDLPQRPHAHPRRGEPVRLRRAREELCGEGHPHGPRGGAQEGEALRVPPVPQAFWAEGTLLAQQKGHLWGGPFICMECGKGLSTKRCFSVHQRNHAKQKGHSNSVVQIKEEPDFGFRPEESVLENMARKGDVAQECSIPRNPSNPRNPPWKIQVKEEPEPPPDGTAGTAAAACQKLHVKEEPPENPTYGKLFDSKIPPPVLQGRQPKKEEDADGQHKWEVPVVSKRVLHVKEEPEESTDFGMCYGQKPNPSAVQRIQIQEEPGVEANHQESQSPKKKQEKCCQSTREEMLEKHKKSTSRKDPSAKGDPRGEQTFPCPECGKSFNQKSNLTRHRKIHTSEGPYKCSECGESFRMKRKLRRHQRAHLSEPFKCPECGKSFSQRSNLLWHQRIHTKEEPYRCPECEKTFNQKANLFRHQTIHARMGPCKCTKCGKCFPHRRHLIKHQLLHSRGGAHKCGVCGKRYRLKKYLRRHQKIHTREGASPCSKSGENARTGPHPAEQRALGPVRSDVES, encoded by the coding sequence ATGCGAGGAGTGCAGGAAATCCTTCAGCAGGCAGGGGAACCTGAGCGGGCACCAGCAGAtccacacagcagagcagatctTCCCTTGCGGGGCGTGCAGGCGGCGCTTCACCACGTGGGCCCACCTGGCCACCCACCAGAGCATCCACACGGGACAGAGACCCTTCTGCTGTGGGAactgcaggtgctgctcctgcctggggatCTGCCTGGCTGCCCTCCAGAGGCCTCACGCCGGGGCCGGCCCCTTCGGCGAGAGCCTGAGCTCCAGGATCTCCCTCAGCGCCCACACGCGCACCCACGGCGAGGGGAGCCCGTCCGCCTGCGCCGAGCGAGGGAAGAGCTTTGTGGAGAAGGGCACCCTCACGGCCCACGGGGAGGTGCACAGGAGGgagaagccctgcgagtgcccccaGTGCCGCAGGCGTTCTGGGCAGAGGGCACGCTGCTGGCTCAGCAGAAGGGGCACCTCTGGGGGGGCCCTTTCATCTGCATGGAGTGTGGGAAGGGTTTGAGCACCAAGAGGTGCTTCAGTGTCCACCAGAGGAACCACGCCAAGCAAAAAGGGCACAGCAACAGTGTCGTCCAGATTAAAGAGGAGCCTGATTTTGGCTTCAGGCCAGAGGAGAGTGTGCTGGAGAACATGGCCCGTAAAGGAGATGTGGCTCAGGAGTGTAGCATACCTAGAAACCCATCAAACCCAAGAAACCCTCCTTGGAAAATCCAGGTGAAGGAGGAACCAGAACCACCCCCTGATGgcacagcaggcactgctgcagcagcctgccAGAAACTTCATGTCAAGGAAGAGCCACCAGAAAACCCAACCTATGGAAAGCTCTTTGATTCAAAGATCCCACCACCAGTCTTACAGGGGAGACAGCctaaaaaggaagaagatgCAGATGGGCAGCACAAATGGGAAGTCCCAGTGGTCAGTAAACGCGTGCTTCATGTGAAGGAAGAACCTGAGGAAAGCACTGATTTTGGGATGTGTTATGGACAGAAGCCAAACCCCAGTGCTGTCCAGAGGATCCAAATTCAAGAGGAACCTGGTGTGGAGGCCAACCaccaggagagccagagcccaaagaagaagcaggagaaatgcTGCCAGTCCACCAGAGAGGAGATGCTGGAGAAGCATAAGAAATCCACGTCCAGGAAAGATCCCTCAGCAAAAGGAGACCCCCGGGGCGAACAGACATTCCCctgccccgagtgcgggaagagcttcaaCCAGAAGTCGAACCTGACGAGGCACAGGAAGATCCACACGAGCGAGGGGCCCTACAAGTGCAGCGAGTGCGGGGAGAGCTTCCGCATGAAGCGCAAGCTGCGGCGGCACCAGCGCGCCCACCTCAGCGAGCCCTTCAAGTGCCCCGAGTGCGGCAAGAGCTTCAGCCAGCGCTCCAACCTGCTCTggcaccagaggatccacaccaAGGAGGAGCCCTACCGGTGCCCCGAGTGCGAGAAGACCTTCAACCAGAAGGCCAACCTCTTCCGGCACCAAACCATCCACGCCCGCATGGGGCCCTGCAAGTGCACCAAGTGTGGGAAGTGCTTTCCCCACAGGCGCCACCTGATCAAGCACCAGCTGCTGCACTCTCGGGGGGGAGCCCACAAGTGTGGGGTCTGTGGGAAGCGCTACCGGCTGAAGAAGTACCTGAGGAGGCACCAGAAAATCCACACGAGGGAAGGAGCTTCTCCCTGCTCAAAGTCTGGGGAGAATGCGCGGACTGGACCCCACCCTGCTGAACAGAGGGCACTGGGCCCTGTGAGGAGTGATGTGGAGAGCTGA